In Vigna angularis cultivar LongXiaoDou No.4 chromosome 8, ASM1680809v1, whole genome shotgun sequence, one DNA window encodes the following:
- the LOC108343922 gene encoding LRR receptor-like serine/threonine-protein kinase ERL1 isoform X2, which translates to MQQRKFEKAEEKRVEQCYGQALMKIKASFSNVADVLHDWDDLHSDDFCSWSGVLCDNVSLTVLSLNLSSLNLGGEISPAIGDLGNLQSIDLQGNKLIGQIPDEIGNCAALIHLDLSDNLLYGDIPFSISKLKQLVFLNLKSNQLTGPIPSTLTQIPNLKTLDLARNRLTGEIPRLLYWNEVLQYLGLRGNMLSGTLSPDICQLTGLWYFDVRGNNLTGTIPDSIGNCTNFEILDLSYNQISGEIPYNIGFLQVATLSLQGNRLTGKIPEVIGLMQALAILDLSENELIGPIPPILGNLSFTGKLYLHGNMITGSIPPELGNMSRLSYLQLNDNKLVGQIPDELGKLEHLFELNLANNHLEGSIPLNISSCTALNKFNVHGNHLSGSIPLSFSSLQSLTYLNLSANNFKGSIPVELGHIINLDTLDLSSNNFSGHVPGSVGYLEHLLTLNLSHNSLQGPLPAEFGNLRSIQIIDISFNHLLGSMPPEIGQLQNLVSLILNNNDLRGKIPDQITNCLSLNFLNVSYNNLSGVIPLMKNFSRFSADSFIGNPFLCGNWLGSICDPYIPKSRVVFSRAAVVCLIVGTIILLAMVTVALYRSSQSMELIKGSRRTEQGPPKLVILHMGLAIHTFDDIMRVTENLSEKYIVGYGASGTVYKCVLKNSRPIAIKRLYNQHQHNSREFETELETIGSIRHRNLVTLHGYALTPNGNLLFYDYMENGSLWDLLHGPLKKVKLDWEARLRIAVGASEGLAYLHHDCNPRIIHRDIKSSNILIDENFEARLSDFGIAKCLSTTRTHASTSVVGTIGYIDPEYARSSRLNEKSDVYSFGIVLLELLTGKKAVDNDSNLHHLILSKADNNTIMETVDPEVSITCMDLTHVKKTFQLALLCTKGNPSERPTMHEVARVLASLLPAPPSNIFAPPSKTIDYAQFVIQKGNNLHPPQMERLQSQKCSNDQWFVRFENVVSNNSL; encoded by the exons ATGCAACAGAGGAAGTTTGAGAAGGCGGAAGAGAAGCGCGTGGAACAGTGTTATG GACAAGCATTGATGAAGATTAAGGCTTCATTCAGCAATGTAGCAGATGTTCTGCATGATTGGGATGATTTGCATAGTGACGACTTCTGCTCCTGGAGTGGAGTCTTGTGTGACAATGTCAGCCTTACTGTTCTCTCTCT AAACTTGTCAAGCTTGAACCTTGGTGGGGAGATATCACCGGCCATTGGTGACTTAGGAAACTTGCAATCCAT AGACCTGCAGGGGAATAAACTCATTGGTCAAATTCCGGATGAAATTGGGAACTGTGCTGCACTTATTCATCT GGATTTGTCTGATAATCTGCTATATGGTGATATACCTTTCTCCATATCAAAACTGAAGCAGCTTGTGTTTCT GAATTTAAAGAGTAATCAGTTGACTGGTCCTATCCCTTCAACTTTAACCCAAATTCCTAACTTGAAGACTCT CGATCTTGCACGAAATAGACTCACTGGTGAGATTCCAAGGCTACTCTACTGGAATGAAGTCCTGCAGTACCT TGGGTTGCGAGGGAACATGTTGAGTGGAACTCTGTCGCCTGATATCTGTCAATTAACTGGTTTGTGGTATTT TGATGTGAGAGGCAATAATTTGACTGGCACGATACCTGACAGCATTGGAAACTgcacaaattttgaaatcct GGATCTGTCATATAACCAGATTTCTGGGGAGATTCCCTATAATATCGGATTTCTTCAAGTAGCTACTTT GTCACTTCAAGGAAATAGACTAACTGGTAAGATTCCGGAAGTCATTGGTTTAATGCAAGCCCTTGCTATTTT GGATTTGAGTGAGAATGAGCTGATAGGACCTATCCCTCCCATACTAGGCAATCTGTCTTTTACTGGCAAGCT GTACCTTCATGGAAACATGATCACTGGATCAATACCTCCAGAACTTGGCAATATGTCAAGACTAAGCTACCT GCAATTGAATGACAATAAACTAGTTGGCCAAATTCCGGATGAACTTGGGAAGCTCGAACACTTGTTTGAATT GAATCTTGCCAATAATCATCTTGAAGGATCTATTCCACTTAACATTAGCTCCTGTACGGCCTTGAATAAGTT TAATGTGCATGGAAATCATTTAAGTGGTTCAATTCCTTTGAGCTTTAGCAGCCTGCAGAGCTTGACTTACTT AAACCTTTCTGCAAACAATTTCAAAGGGAGTATACCTGTTGAATTAGGCCACATAATAAATCTCGATACGTT agaTCTATCTAGCAATAATTTTTCAGGGCATGTTCCAGGGTCTGTTGGTTATCTTGAGCATCTTCTAACTTT GAACTTAAGCCATAATAGTCTTCAGGGTCCCTTGCCTGCTGAATTTGGGAATCTTAGAAGCATACAAATTAT CGATATCTCATTCAACCATCTGTTGGGTAGTATGCCTCCAGAAATTGGTCAGCTGCAGAATCTTGTGTCTCT GATTTTAAACAACAATGACTTGCGTGGGAAGATTCCAGACCAGATTACAAATTGCTTAAGTCTTAACTTCCT GAATGTCTCATATAATAACTTATCCGGGGTCATTCCTCTAATGAAGAACTTCTCCCGGTTTTCAGCTGACAG CTTCATTGGAAATCCATTTTTATGCGGAAATTGGTTAGGATCCATATGTGATCCTTACATACCAAAATCCAGAG TGGTTTTCTCCAGGGCTGCAGTTGTTTGTCTCATAGTTGGTACCATCATATTATTGGCGATGGTAACTGTTGCTCTCTACAGATCAAGCCAATCCATGGAATTGATTAAAGGATCCAGGAGAACTGAACAAG GGCCACCCAAACTTGTAATTCTTCATATGGGCTTGGCCATCCACACCTTTGATGATATCATGAGAGTTACTGAGAATCTAAGTGAGAAGTATATTGTAGGATATGGTGCCTCAGGTACCGTCTACAAGTGTGTTTTGAAGAATTCTCGGCCAATAGCAATTAAACGACTATACAACCAGCATCAACACAACTCAAGGGAGTTTGAGACAGAACTTGAAACTATTGGCAGCATCAGACACAGGAATCTTGTCACTTTGCATGGTTATGCTCTAACTCCTAATGGAAATCTTCTCTTCTATGACTATATGGAGAATGGCTCTCTGTGGGATCTTCTACATG GTCCCTTGAAAAAGGTAAAACTTGATTGGGAAGCACGCTTGAGGATTGCTGTGGGAGCTTCAGAAGGACTTGCTTACCTCCATCACGACTGCAATCCTAGAATTATTCACAGGGACATTAAGTCCTCAAATATCCTGATAGATGAGAACTTTGAAGCTCGTCTCTCTGATTTTGGCATTGCCAAATGTTTGTCAACTACAAGAACACATGCATCAACATCTGTGGTTGGGACAATAGGCTATATTGACCCTGAGTATGCCAGGAGTTCTAGGTTAAATGAAAAATCTGACGTGTATAGCTTTGGTATTGTTCTACTTGAGCTACTCACAGGGAAGAAAGCAGTGGACAATGATTCCAACTTGCATCACTTG ATATTATCTAAGGCAGATAACAACACTATAATGGAGACTGTGGATCCTGAGGTGTCTATTACCTGCATGGATCTGACCCATGTTAAGAAGACCTTTCAGCTTGCTCTTCTTTGCACAAAAGGAAACCCTTCTGAGAGGCCAACTATGCATGAGGTTGCCAGGGTTTTGGCATCACTACTCCCAGCACCTCCCAGCAACATCTTTGCTCCTCCTTCAAAGACCATTGATTATGCACAATTTGTGATTCAAAAGGGAAACAACCTCCATCCCCCACAGATGGAAAGGTTACAATCTCAGAAGTGCTCTAATGATCAATGGTTTGTTCGCTTTGAGAATGTTGTATCAAATAACAGCCTATAG
- the LOC108343922 gene encoding LRR receptor-like serine/threonine-protein kinase ERL1 isoform X1: MKGVLSFLRELRNHFLLLLLAMELLLLLLSPFASPLSGEGQALMKIKASFSNVADVLHDWDDLHSDDFCSWSGVLCDNVSLTVLSLNLSSLNLGGEISPAIGDLGNLQSIDLQGNKLIGQIPDEIGNCAALIHLDLSDNLLYGDIPFSISKLKQLVFLNLKSNQLTGPIPSTLTQIPNLKTLDLARNRLTGEIPRLLYWNEVLQYLGLRGNMLSGTLSPDICQLTGLWYFDVRGNNLTGTIPDSIGNCTNFEILDLSYNQISGEIPYNIGFLQVATLSLQGNRLTGKIPEVIGLMQALAILDLSENELIGPIPPILGNLSFTGKLYLHGNMITGSIPPELGNMSRLSYLQLNDNKLVGQIPDELGKLEHLFELNLANNHLEGSIPLNISSCTALNKFNVHGNHLSGSIPLSFSSLQSLTYLNLSANNFKGSIPVELGHIINLDTLDLSSNNFSGHVPGSVGYLEHLLTLNLSHNSLQGPLPAEFGNLRSIQIIDISFNHLLGSMPPEIGQLQNLVSLILNNNDLRGKIPDQITNCLSLNFLNVSYNNLSGVIPLMKNFSRFSADSFIGNPFLCGNWLGSICDPYIPKSRVVFSRAAVVCLIVGTIILLAMVTVALYRSSQSMELIKGSRRTEQGPPKLVILHMGLAIHTFDDIMRVTENLSEKYIVGYGASGTVYKCVLKNSRPIAIKRLYNQHQHNSREFETELETIGSIRHRNLVTLHGYALTPNGNLLFYDYMENGSLWDLLHGPLKKVKLDWEARLRIAVGASEGLAYLHHDCNPRIIHRDIKSSNILIDENFEARLSDFGIAKCLSTTRTHASTSVVGTIGYIDPEYARSSRLNEKSDVYSFGIVLLELLTGKKAVDNDSNLHHLILSKADNNTIMETVDPEVSITCMDLTHVKKTFQLALLCTKGNPSERPTMHEVARVLASLLPAPPSNIFAPPSKTIDYAQFVIQKGNNLHPPQMERLQSQKCSNDQWFVRFENVVSNNSL, from the exons ATGAAAGGTGTCTTGTCTTTTCTTCGAGAGCTCAGAAACCACTTTCTGTTGCTTCTCCTCGCAATGGAGCTCCTGCTGCTTCTTCTCTCTCCCTTTGCATCTCCTCTCAGTGGTGAAG GACAAGCATTGATGAAGATTAAGGCTTCATTCAGCAATGTAGCAGATGTTCTGCATGATTGGGATGATTTGCATAGTGACGACTTCTGCTCCTGGAGTGGAGTCTTGTGTGACAATGTCAGCCTTACTGTTCTCTCTCT AAACTTGTCAAGCTTGAACCTTGGTGGGGAGATATCACCGGCCATTGGTGACTTAGGAAACTTGCAATCCAT AGACCTGCAGGGGAATAAACTCATTGGTCAAATTCCGGATGAAATTGGGAACTGTGCTGCACTTATTCATCT GGATTTGTCTGATAATCTGCTATATGGTGATATACCTTTCTCCATATCAAAACTGAAGCAGCTTGTGTTTCT GAATTTAAAGAGTAATCAGTTGACTGGTCCTATCCCTTCAACTTTAACCCAAATTCCTAACTTGAAGACTCT CGATCTTGCACGAAATAGACTCACTGGTGAGATTCCAAGGCTACTCTACTGGAATGAAGTCCTGCAGTACCT TGGGTTGCGAGGGAACATGTTGAGTGGAACTCTGTCGCCTGATATCTGTCAATTAACTGGTTTGTGGTATTT TGATGTGAGAGGCAATAATTTGACTGGCACGATACCTGACAGCATTGGAAACTgcacaaattttgaaatcct GGATCTGTCATATAACCAGATTTCTGGGGAGATTCCCTATAATATCGGATTTCTTCAAGTAGCTACTTT GTCACTTCAAGGAAATAGACTAACTGGTAAGATTCCGGAAGTCATTGGTTTAATGCAAGCCCTTGCTATTTT GGATTTGAGTGAGAATGAGCTGATAGGACCTATCCCTCCCATACTAGGCAATCTGTCTTTTACTGGCAAGCT GTACCTTCATGGAAACATGATCACTGGATCAATACCTCCAGAACTTGGCAATATGTCAAGACTAAGCTACCT GCAATTGAATGACAATAAACTAGTTGGCCAAATTCCGGATGAACTTGGGAAGCTCGAACACTTGTTTGAATT GAATCTTGCCAATAATCATCTTGAAGGATCTATTCCACTTAACATTAGCTCCTGTACGGCCTTGAATAAGTT TAATGTGCATGGAAATCATTTAAGTGGTTCAATTCCTTTGAGCTTTAGCAGCCTGCAGAGCTTGACTTACTT AAACCTTTCTGCAAACAATTTCAAAGGGAGTATACCTGTTGAATTAGGCCACATAATAAATCTCGATACGTT agaTCTATCTAGCAATAATTTTTCAGGGCATGTTCCAGGGTCTGTTGGTTATCTTGAGCATCTTCTAACTTT GAACTTAAGCCATAATAGTCTTCAGGGTCCCTTGCCTGCTGAATTTGGGAATCTTAGAAGCATACAAATTAT CGATATCTCATTCAACCATCTGTTGGGTAGTATGCCTCCAGAAATTGGTCAGCTGCAGAATCTTGTGTCTCT GATTTTAAACAACAATGACTTGCGTGGGAAGATTCCAGACCAGATTACAAATTGCTTAAGTCTTAACTTCCT GAATGTCTCATATAATAACTTATCCGGGGTCATTCCTCTAATGAAGAACTTCTCCCGGTTTTCAGCTGACAG CTTCATTGGAAATCCATTTTTATGCGGAAATTGGTTAGGATCCATATGTGATCCTTACATACCAAAATCCAGAG TGGTTTTCTCCAGGGCTGCAGTTGTTTGTCTCATAGTTGGTACCATCATATTATTGGCGATGGTAACTGTTGCTCTCTACAGATCAAGCCAATCCATGGAATTGATTAAAGGATCCAGGAGAACTGAACAAG GGCCACCCAAACTTGTAATTCTTCATATGGGCTTGGCCATCCACACCTTTGATGATATCATGAGAGTTACTGAGAATCTAAGTGAGAAGTATATTGTAGGATATGGTGCCTCAGGTACCGTCTACAAGTGTGTTTTGAAGAATTCTCGGCCAATAGCAATTAAACGACTATACAACCAGCATCAACACAACTCAAGGGAGTTTGAGACAGAACTTGAAACTATTGGCAGCATCAGACACAGGAATCTTGTCACTTTGCATGGTTATGCTCTAACTCCTAATGGAAATCTTCTCTTCTATGACTATATGGAGAATGGCTCTCTGTGGGATCTTCTACATG GTCCCTTGAAAAAGGTAAAACTTGATTGGGAAGCACGCTTGAGGATTGCTGTGGGAGCTTCAGAAGGACTTGCTTACCTCCATCACGACTGCAATCCTAGAATTATTCACAGGGACATTAAGTCCTCAAATATCCTGATAGATGAGAACTTTGAAGCTCGTCTCTCTGATTTTGGCATTGCCAAATGTTTGTCAACTACAAGAACACATGCATCAACATCTGTGGTTGGGACAATAGGCTATATTGACCCTGAGTATGCCAGGAGTTCTAGGTTAAATGAAAAATCTGACGTGTATAGCTTTGGTATTGTTCTACTTGAGCTACTCACAGGGAAGAAAGCAGTGGACAATGATTCCAACTTGCATCACTTG ATATTATCTAAGGCAGATAACAACACTATAATGGAGACTGTGGATCCTGAGGTGTCTATTACCTGCATGGATCTGACCCATGTTAAGAAGACCTTTCAGCTTGCTCTTCTTTGCACAAAAGGAAACCCTTCTGAGAGGCCAACTATGCATGAGGTTGCCAGGGTTTTGGCATCACTACTCCCAGCACCTCCCAGCAACATCTTTGCTCCTCCTTCAAAGACCATTGATTATGCACAATTTGTGATTCAAAAGGGAAACAACCTCCATCCCCCACAGATGGAAAGGTTACAATCTCAGAAGTGCTCTAATGATCAATGGTTTGTTCGCTTTGAGAATGTTGTATCAAATAACAGCCTATAG